From a single Candidatus Defluviilinea gracilis genomic region:
- a CDS encoding ferredoxin reductase family protein: protein MKRGTLGNWFVIFLILLTVIVWLVFPPDDNGQENFIRQYAGEIIGSVNIVLMSVSLFLSTRPKWAEKYFGGLDKMYVTHRHTSTAALLLIFVHVLTVPISLSGWALGNYLGVIAFTGIVSIALVSLAPRVPFLNKITGGTYEGWKNLKKYVGIFFILAFFHSLTISHPLDAFIAINYVQIFFVIGAVSYLYTEVFGGWFKKYIPYTVEAVNHPNGSTTEVILRPKKNPIQRQRAGQFLFARFPNEKNLNESHPFTISSAPGEDVLRLTIKASGDFTRALFHELKPGADAIVEGAHGMFDYKTGGQKQIWIGGGIGVTPFLSFIRDMNGDLHRDVDFYFTVRHPEEAIFKEEIEAAAKINPRLKPRIRFSSTMGSLTIEEIAANAGGNVSGHHVYLCGPLPMTQAFEKKFIELGVPPENIHYEEFNFR from the coding sequence ATGAAGCGCGGAACTCTTGGCAACTGGTTCGTGATCTTTCTGATTCTTCTCACAGTGATCGTCTGGCTGGTATTTCCGCCTGACGATAATGGACAGGAGAATTTCATCCGTCAGTACGCCGGTGAAATCATCGGCTCGGTCAACATTGTGTTGATGTCGGTGTCGTTGTTCCTCTCCACGCGCCCCAAGTGGGCGGAAAAATATTTCGGCGGGCTGGACAAGATGTATGTGACGCATCGCCACACTTCGACCGCCGCCCTGCTGTTGATCTTTGTCCATGTGTTGACCGTGCCCATCTCGTTGAGCGGCTGGGCGTTGGGCAACTATCTGGGTGTGATCGCTTTCACAGGGATCGTTTCCATCGCGCTGGTCAGTCTTGCGCCGCGCGTCCCGTTTTTGAACAAGATCACGGGCGGCACCTACGAGGGCTGGAAGAACCTCAAAAAATATGTCGGCATTTTCTTTATTCTTGCTTTCTTCCACTCGCTGACCATCAGTCATCCGCTGGATGCGTTCATTGCCATCAACTATGTGCAAATCTTTTTCGTGATCGGCGCGGTGTCGTATCTGTACACGGAAGTGTTTGGCGGGTGGTTCAAAAAATATATCCCATACACGGTGGAGGCGGTGAATCATCCGAACGGTTCGACCACCGAAGTGATTCTGCGCCCCAAAAAGAATCCGATTCAACGCCAGCGGGCGGGACAATTTCTCTTCGCGCGTTTCCCCAATGAGAAGAACCTGAACGAGTCGCATCCATTCACCATCTCCAGCGCGCCCGGCGAGGATGTGTTGCGTCTCACCATCAAAGCCTCCGGAGACTTCACCCGCGCCTTGTTCCATGAACTCAAACCCGGCGCGGATGCCATCGTGGAGGGCGCGCATGGCATGTTCGACTATAAGACCGGCGGGCAAAAGCAGATCTGGATCGGCGGCGGCATTGGCGTGACGCCATTCCTCTCATTCATCCGCGATATGAACGGCGATCTTCACCGCGACGTCGATTTTTACTTCACGGTGCGTCATCCCGAGGAAGCCATTTTTAAAGAGGAGATCGAAGCGGCGGCGAAGATAAACCCGCGCCTGAAGCCGCGTATCCGTTTCTCGTCTACAATGGGATCGTTGACCATCGAAGAAATTGCGGCGAATGCGGGCGGAAACGTCAGCGGGCATCACGTCTACCTGTGCGGACCGCTCCCCATGACGCAGGCGTTCGAGAAGAAATTCATCGAGCTGGGTGTGCCGCCCGAAAATATCCATTATGAAGAATTCAATTTCAGGTAA
- a CDS encoding four helix bundle protein produces the protein MDEKMFKARTKKLAVAIIKQMDKLPNSRAADVVARQVIRSGTSVGANYRAACRAKSTPDMINKMKIVEEEADETEYWLEILVEAGLAPEEQLASIHKETDEILAMTVASLKTLRNRKP, from the coding sequence ATGGATGAGAAAATGTTCAAGGCACGGACGAAGAAGTTAGCTGTGGCGATCATCAAACAAATGGACAAACTTCCAAATTCGCGCGCGGCAGATGTCGTTGCAAGGCAGGTTATCCGCTCGGGTACTTCCGTCGGAGCGAACTACCGCGCCGCGTGTCGAGCCAAATCCACGCCTGATATGATCAATAAGATGAAGATCGTCGAAGAAGAAGCCGATGAGACCGAATACTGGCTTGAAATCCTTGTTGAAGCGGGACTTGCTCCTGAAGAGCAACTTGCCAGCATCCACAAAGAGACCGACGAAATCTTAGCCATGACCGTCGCCTCCCTCAAGACCCTCCGCAACCGCAAACCGTAA
- a CDS encoding STAS domain-containing protein — MEIVVSKQTSRVEVTIVGLSGEVDGQNFQQVIDKAKELYAAGARDFLVDMSSLTYISSAGLVAIHSIALMVRGEPLPDTEAGWSAYRSMGKTREAGKQQHIKLLNPIEQITSVLEMVGFDNVFEIHKSLDEAVKSF, encoded by the coding sequence ATGGAGATCGTCGTTTCGAAACAAACGAGCCGTGTGGAAGTGACCATCGTGGGGTTGAGCGGCGAGGTGGATGGTCAGAATTTTCAGCAGGTGATCGACAAGGCGAAGGAGTTGTACGCTGCCGGCGCCCGTGATTTTTTGGTGGATATGAGCAGTCTAACGTATATCTCGAGCGCGGGTTTGGTGGCAATCCACAGCATTGCGCTGATGGTGCGCGGCGAGCCATTGCCGGATACCGAGGCGGGCTGGTCGGCATATCGCTCGATGGGAAAGACCAGGGAAGCCGGCAAACAGCAACATATCAAATTGTTGAACCCCATTGAACAGATCACAAGCGTTTTGGAGATGGTCGGGTTCGATAATGTGTTCGAGATCCATAAAAGCCTCGACGAGGCTGTGAAGTCGTTCTAG
- a CDS encoding ribonuclease H-like domain-containing protein, producing MNSKPSLADKLKSLGVKKGISPLPPGKPDSPTIDSIVRGSFLSTPRGEVFTTEQTFPQNHHYGNSALLSSFPLSLVSQWANDVKVASLPVSKFAFLDTETSGLSGGTGTYAFLIGVARFMEGQFVLRQFFMRDPAEEAALLEGLANFLAPCEALVTFNGKAFDAPLLKTRYALHDTPCPFNGYSHVDLLPLARRLWRDRLESRALKYLEEHVLGLRRSSEETPGHEIPWLYFDYLRTGDATPLAGVFYHNAMDVAAMAALLAHMNDMLENPYDGNVQHGLDFIALGKLFEDLGRVEEAARLYERGLESPMGEIDFHVAVKRLSILQKKRGGYEEAARLWKKAAQAGHIYAHIELAKYYEHKTRDVKAALKWTVSARKQAERADLPAYERKHWLDEIAHRLARLERKDGL from the coding sequence ATGAACTCCAAGCCCTCTCTTGCGGATAAACTCAAGTCGCTCGGCGTGAAGAAGGGAATCTCGCCTCTTCCTCCAGGGAAGCCTGATTCGCCCACCATCGACTCGATCGTGCGGGGTAGTTTTCTCTCCACTCCGCGCGGAGAGGTGTTCACCACAGAGCAAACCTTTCCTCAAAACCATCATTACGGCAATTCGGCTCTTCTTTCCTCTTTCCCTCTTTCTTTAGTTTCTCAGTGGGCAAATGATGTAAAAGTCGCCAGTCTTCCAGTCTCCAAATTTGCCTTTCTCGATACGGAAACCTCGGGTCTCTCCGGCGGGACCGGCACATACGCATTTCTCATCGGTGTGGCTCGCTTCATGGAAGGTCAATTCGTGTTGCGGCAATTCTTCATGCGCGATCCTGCCGAAGAAGCGGCATTGCTCGAAGGACTGGCGAATTTCCTCGCGCCGTGCGAAGCGTTGGTGACGTTCAACGGCAAAGCCTTCGATGCGCCGTTGCTCAAGACAAGATACGCGTTACACGATACGCCTTGCCCGTTCAATGGATATTCCCACGTGGATTTATTGCCTCTTGCGCGGCGGTTGTGGCGTGACCGGCTTGAATCGCGCGCATTGAAATACCTCGAAGAGCATGTGCTGGGGCTGAGACGTTCGAGCGAGGAAACGCCCGGGCACGAGATCCCCTGGTTGTATTTCGATTATCTGCGCACCGGCGACGCGACTCCACTGGCAGGGGTGTTCTATCACAACGCCATGGATGTGGCGGCGATGGCGGCATTGCTTGCGCATATGAATGATATGCTGGAGAATCCGTACGATGGCAATGTGCAACACGGGTTGGATTTTATCGCGCTTGGCAAATTGTTCGAGGATCTCGGTCGCGTGGAGGAAGCCGCGCGTTTGTACGAGCGTGGGCTTGAGTCGCCTATGGGCGAGATAGATTTCCACGTGGCGGTGAAGCGGTTGTCCATCCTGCAAAAGAAGCGCGGCGGGTATGAGGAGGCGGCGCGCTTGTGGAAAAAAGCGGCGCAGGCGGGTCATATCTACGCACATATCGAACTGGCGAAGTATTATGAACATAAAACGCGCGATGTGAAAGCCGCGCTTAAGTGGACGGTGTCGGCGCGCAAGCAGGCAGAACGCGCCGACTTGCCAGCCTACGAGCGCAAACACTGGCTGGATGAAATTGCTCATCGGTTGGCGCGTTTGGAGCGCAAAGACGGTTTATAA
- a CDS encoding metal ABC transporter permease: MSFLLTPLSYEFMQRGMIAAVLVGIICAVVGTFVVLRGMAFFGDALAHTILPGIALGYLVSGGAREPLFWWALGTAVVASLGIGAISKNSQIKEDTAIGIIFAGMFALGIALISTVRSYAVDLSHFLFGDVLSVSAQSLWLILLFGGIVLFIIFAFYKEFTTLSFDPILAATLRLPVDLLNNLLLVLIAVTVAVSLQTVGVALMVAMLVTPAATAYLLTNRLPKMMLLAAIFASLSGVIGLYLSYYLSIASGAAIVLTATMLFVVVFGWRRVKR, translated from the coding sequence ATGTCTTTCCTCCTTACCCCTCTCTCTTACGAATTTATGCAGCGCGGAATGATCGCCGCCGTGCTGGTTGGGATCATCTGCGCGGTGGTTGGCACGTTTGTCGTGTTACGCGGCATGGCGTTCTTTGGCGACGCGCTGGCTCACACCATTTTGCCCGGCATCGCGCTTGGTTATCTCGTCAGCGGCGGCGCGCGTGAACCGCTGTTTTGGTGGGCGCTTGGCACAGCCGTCGTCGCGTCGCTGGGAATCGGCGCGATCAGCAAAAACTCTCAGATCAAAGAAGACACCGCCATTGGAATTATTTTCGCCGGCATGTTCGCGCTCGGCATCGCGCTCATTTCCACTGTCCGCAGTTACGCCGTGGATTTGAGTCACTTCCTATTTGGCGACGTGCTGTCCGTTTCGGCTCAAAGTTTGTGGCTGATTCTCCTCTTCGGCGGGATCGTCCTCTTCATCATTTTCGCCTTCTACAAGGAATTCACCACGCTGTCGTTTGACCCCATCCTTGCCGCCACGCTCCGCCTCCCAGTGGACTTGCTCAACAACCTTCTGCTCGTGCTGATCGCCGTCACCGTCGCCGTCTCGCTTCAAACGGTCGGAGTCGCCCTCATGGTCGCCATGCTCGTCACCCCCGCCGCGACGGCGTATTTGCTCACGAATCGTTTGCCAAAGATGATGCTTCTCGCCGCGATCTTCGCGTCGCTTTCTGGGGTGATCGGGCTGTATCTTTCCTATTACTTGAGTATCGCTTCAGGCGCGGCGATTGTCCTTACAGCGACGATGCTTTTTGTGGTTGTGTTTGGGTGGAGGAGGGTGAAAAGGTAA
- a CDS encoding zinc ABC transporter substrate-binding protein, protein MPRYFFIITIFLTALSACGGSPASSPSEAVSPASTGSQLEAFATTSMLADIAQRVAGERVRIESILPIGADPHSYQYTPQDVTKVADAKLLILFDYKTYETFLEPLLLTAGGNAEFVSAGAGVSKRADLDLGGFDPHIWLDPNNIIVCVENIREGLTHFDPAGAAEFKSNADAYVAELQTLDAWIVEQVNQIPAERRLLITNHESLGYFAERYGFTVVGSVLESFSSGASPSAQQMAALIDQVKASNAPAIFLDAGDNPALAEQIADETGVRVVANLHLESLTDGAPAATYIDLMEYNVTQIVAALKRNP, encoded by the coding sequence ATGCCTCGCTATTTTTTCATCATAACTATTTTTTTGACGGCGCTCTCTGCCTGCGGAGGAAGCCCCGCCTCATCCCCCAGTGAGGCTGTTTCGCCCGCCTCCACCGGGTCGCAACTTGAGGCGTTTGCCACCACCTCCATGCTTGCCGACATCGCGCAACGCGTGGCGGGCGAACGTGTCCGCATCGAATCCATCCTCCCCATCGGCGCGGATCCGCATTCCTATCAATACACGCCGCAAGATGTGACGAAAGTCGCCGATGCGAAACTGCTCATCCTGTTCGACTATAAAACGTACGAAACTTTTCTGGAACCGTTGCTTCTCACCGCAGGCGGCAACGCGGAATTTGTGTCCGCCGGCGCGGGTGTGAGCAAACGCGCCGATCTCGACCTGGGCGGATTCGATCCTCATATCTGGCTCGACCCGAACAACATCATCGTTTGTGTGGAAAACATCCGCGAAGGATTGACGCACTTCGACCCTGCCGGCGCGGCGGAATTCAAATCCAACGCGGACGCCTATGTCGCTGAATTGCAGACCCTCGACGCATGGATCGTCGAACAGGTGAATCAAATCCCCGCCGAGCGAAGGTTGCTGATCACGAATCACGAATCGCTCGGTTACTTTGCGGAACGCTATGGTTTTACGGTCGTCGGGTCTGTGCTGGAAAGTTTCAGTTCGGGCGCGTCGCCGTCCGCGCAACAGATGGCGGCGTTGATCGACCAGGTCAAAGCAAGTAATGCGCCCGCGATTTTTCTGGATGCCGGCGATAACCCCGCGCTCGCGGAACAAATCGCCGACGAAACTGGCGTCCGAGTCGTCGCTAATCTGCATCTTGAATCGCTGACCGATGGCGCGCCTGCCGCAACCTATATTGACCTTATGGAATACAATGTAACGCAAATTGTCGCCGCTCTCAAGCGTAACCCGTAA
- a CDS encoding metal ABC transporter ATP-binding protein yields MYPNSPHQTNQPILDVSHLTVRYNGRNALENLTFHLHEGERVAIVGPNGAGKSTLIKVIAGVLQPSSGDVNIYGSHPDKHVCIGYIPQRSQVDWNFPVTVADVVMMGRSAKLGPFNWPRKKDWDFVNHALETVEIQNLASRQISQLSGGQQQRMFIARAIAQESELMLMDEPLTGLDTPSQEGILNLLDRLKQDKVTVMVATHDLDQAASHFDRILLLNHRIVAFGVPQDVMQTNNLIKAYGGRLRSTDNGNVLTLDDCCDDEHA; encoded by the coding sequence ATGTATCCAAACTCGCCACACCAAACCAACCAACCCATCCTCGATGTGTCGCATCTCACCGTCCGCTACAATGGAAGGAATGCTCTCGAAAATCTCACGTTCCATCTGCACGAAGGCGAGCGCGTCGCCATTGTGGGACCGAACGGCGCGGGGAAAAGCACGCTCATCAAAGTGATCGCCGGAGTTTTGCAACCGTCTTCCGGCGATGTGAACATCTATGGGTCACACCCCGATAAGCATGTGTGCATCGGCTACATTCCCCAGCGCTCGCAAGTGGACTGGAATTTCCCTGTCACGGTCGCCGATGTGGTGATGATGGGACGCTCGGCGAAACTCGGTCCGTTCAACTGGCCCCGCAAAAAAGATTGGGACTTTGTGAATCACGCGCTCGAAACGGTGGAGATTCAAAACCTCGCCTCGCGCCAGATCAGCCAACTCTCCGGCGGACAGCAACAACGCATGTTCATCGCCCGCGCCATCGCGCAAGAATCCGAACTGATGTTGATGGATGAACCCCTCACCGGCTTGGACACGCCCTCGCAGGAGGGAATTTTGAATCTGCTCGACCGCCTCAAACAGGATAAGGTCACCGTGATGGTCGCCACGCACGACCTCGACCAAGCCGCGAGTCATTTTGATCGAATCCTATTGCTCAATCATCGCATCGTTGCGTTTGGCGTTCCGCAAGATGTGATGCAAACGAATAATCTCATTAAAGCTTATGGCGGGCGCTTACGATCTACAGATAATGGAAATGTATTAACTTTGGATGATTGTTGCGACGACGAACACGCATAA